From one Haloferax marinisediminis genomic stretch:
- a CDS encoding TIGR00341 family protein, whose protein sequence is MRLVHVLIPIGRLEDVLDELDDEGIDYAVSEEIGRGEYEAQVSFPLPTSAVEPVLNRLRSVGLEEDGYTIVVSAETVVSKRFNETKSKYTDLTLSRAELVSRAEDMAPPLSTFVIMTIVSAVVATTGLLSNSAAVIIGAMIIAPVMGPAISASVGSVLYEPKLFRRGVGLQVFGVLLAIASGLVFSLLVKETLLVPPGFNPIEVPQVQERLTPNILSLVLAVGAGVAAVFSLTRGVSSVLVGAMIAVALVPPAATVGIGIAWNAPLAILEAGTLLLVNILAVNLVALSLLWLSGYRPVSEDREGYARKRTIQLLGIITFALLVLGIVLVGVTLLSVADAQFKENLNDEIAGVLTQNEYRNVRLVEVHIDVSPVQGILFSEEPEVTILVDSPGGIPPSGLAEEIRTTIKEEQGYDVIVVIEAVDVSLPADDEATMTERVAAPLLPAA, encoded by the coding sequence ATGCGCCTCGTTCACGTTCTCATCCCGATTGGAAGACTGGAAGACGTTCTCGACGAGTTGGACGACGAAGGAATCGACTACGCGGTGAGCGAAGAGATTGGCAGAGGCGAGTACGAAGCACAGGTTTCGTTTCCGCTTCCGACCAGCGCAGTCGAACCGGTGTTGAACCGACTGCGAAGCGTCGGACTCGAAGAAGACGGCTACACCATCGTCGTCTCCGCCGAAACAGTCGTCTCGAAGCGATTCAATGAGACCAAATCCAAGTACACTGACCTGACGCTCTCGCGTGCAGAACTCGTCTCGCGGGCTGAAGATATGGCACCGCCGCTCTCGACGTTCGTCATCATGACCATCGTCAGTGCGGTCGTCGCGACGACGGGCTTGCTCTCGAACTCGGCGGCGGTCATCATTGGGGCGATGATTATCGCACCGGTGATGGGGCCCGCAATCTCGGCCTCCGTCGGGAGCGTGCTGTACGAACCGAAACTGTTCCGCCGAGGGGTTGGGTTGCAGGTGTTCGGCGTGTTACTCGCCATCGCGAGTGGCCTCGTCTTCTCACTTCTCGTCAAAGAGACCCTGTTGGTTCCCCCCGGATTCAACCCGATAGAGGTCCCGCAGGTCCAAGAACGTCTGACACCGAACATCCTCTCGTTGGTCCTCGCGGTGGGCGCCGGCGTCGCCGCCGTGTTCAGTCTCACTCGCGGGGTCTCGTCTGTGCTCGTCGGCGCGATGATTGCCGTCGCGCTGGTTCCGCCCGCTGCCACCGTCGGCATCGGCATCGCGTGGAACGCGCCGCTCGCGATTTTGGAGGCGGGCACGCTCTTGCTCGTGAACATCCTCGCGGTGAACCTCGTCGCGCTCAGTCTCCTGTGGTTGAGTGGGTACCGCCCCGTCTCCGAAGACCGAGAGGGATACGCTCGTAAACGGACGATTCAACTGCTCGGAATCATCACGTTCGCACTCCTCGTCTTAGGAATCGTCCTCGTAGGTGTCACGCTCCTCTCGGTGGCCGATGCCCAGTTCAAGGAGAATCTAAACGACGAAATCGCCGGCGTTCTCACCCAAAACGAGTACCGGAACGTCCGACTCGTCGAGGTGCACATCGACGTCTCACCCGTTCAGGGAATCCTGTTCAGTGAAGAACCCGAAGTGACGATTCTGGTCGACTCGCCCGGTGGCATCCCACCCAGTGGGTTGGCCGAAGAGATTCGGACCACGATCAAAGAAGAACAGGGGTACGACGTCATCGTCGTCATCGAGGCAGTCGATGTGTCACTCCCTGCTGACGACGAGGCGACGATGACAGAGCGGGTTGCCGCACCGCTCCTGCCGGCAGCCTAA